In one window of Clavelina lepadiformis chromosome 4, kaClaLepa1.1, whole genome shotgun sequence DNA:
- the LOC143451379 gene encoding uncharacterized protein LOC143451379: MKVVMNYNTSRDFETTTEAPSKDLLYPLQATKVTELQPTDNSVWETLIDPKKLFPTLPPLLAVITYICIVLAVATFILLTIWIITVLCDKRQRRPKKSQQRYDHNILVERNSSCSCRYNSTGCLSSVATSSFDVNSELRLFRKPKYANVIRKCNCSSSNERTTLSMRSFGKQCNRKLSPIRMRGHPSRSNRKSVAKPVLYLDRSNSCRYHRSTASCGNYVHEESSSPLQNYVDSHSLDRLVLRPYLLPRAKWDESRMIEYIRDSNKLEGGRSTGQSKEFINNEHLNADLSKASSQQSVVSTALSNKNVLTNTDPDFPDPPRLN; this comes from the coding sequence ATGAAGGTAGTCATGAATTACAACACCTCACGTGACTTTGAGACCACCACAGAGGCTCCGTCTAAGGACTTATTATATCCTCTTCAAGCAACAAAGGTGACAGAGTTACAACCAACCGATAATTCCGTTTGGGAAACTCTCATTGATCCAAAAAAGCTTTTCCCTACTCTACCTCCATTGCTGGCGGTAATCACATACATTTGTATCGTTCTGGCAGTTGCcacattcattttattgactATTTGGATTATAACTGTGCTTTGCGACAAACGTCAACGTCGACCGAAAAAGAGCCAGCAGCGCTATGATCACAATATTCTCGTTGAGAGAAACAGTTCTTGTTCTTGCCGCTACAACAGCACAGGTTGCCTGTCCAGCGTCGCCACGTCATCGTTCGATGTTAATTCGGAGCTTCGTCTTTTCCGTAAACCCAAATACGCAAATGTCATTCGAAAATGCAATTGTAGTTCTTCTAACGAAAGAACTACGTTGTCAATGCGCTCATTTGGAAAACAATGCAACAGAAAACTCTCTCCCATACGCATGCGGGGGCACCCCAGCAGATCCAATCGCAAATCAGTGGCAAAACCAGTTTTGTATTTAGACCGGAGCAATAGCTGCAGGTATCACAGAAGTACTGCCAGTTGTGGAAACTATGTCCACGAGGAGTCTTCCTCTCCGCTGCAAAACTACGTCGATTCCCACAGCCTTGACAGGCTTGTACTTCGCCCCTACTTGTTACCGAGAGCGAAGTGGGATGAATCTAGGATGATTGAGTACATTCGCGACAGCAACAAACTGGAAGGGGGCAGGTCAACAGGGCAATCTAAGGAATTCATCAATAATGAACATTTGAACGCAGATTTATCGAAAGCATCATCACAACAGTCGGTTGTATCTACCGCTTTATCTAACAAAAATGTTCTCACAAATACGGATCCAGACTTTCCCGACCCACCTAGATTGAATTAG
- the LOC143451377 gene encoding threonine synthase-like 2, with amino-acid sequence MKYVSTRYKVTFGFEEALFCCFTEDGGLLMPETTPKVSLETLKKWKNLTYDEIVKQVVGLFVAEDEVPEDARDKLLDNAFQHFDTKDIVCLKELNDGLNVLELWHGDTLAFKDLAMTCTVQFLNYFLKKRKKHFTAVVVTSGDTGSSAIYGARNLKTIDVIVLYPHNRISKLQELMMTTAGADNIHLYAVDGSSDDIDIAAMKVWTDAGFIKEHNVGTMNSMNWCRIMIQIAHHIYAYLKVAKQIGDPVNIIIPCGGCGNMTSCVLARDMGLPIQPVGVSNKNDSFHKMMKFNERVLSNVSVSLAPAMDIALAQNVERVIWLLTDRSYDIVRHAMEDFLTNKKSKLPDSAYKKMCDVISTSVASDEIIIKAMKRCWEENQYHICPHTATAVAHFYGITEGCWAVRDEKNVPSICLATASAAKFAEAVEKADLPPCHSPKIQALEGIKERYEYVAKDVDWADLIRNKVVSISLRYQKSK; translated from the exons ATGAAGTACGTTAGTACTCGCTATAAGGTTACATTTGGTTTCGAGGAGGCTTTGTTTTGCTGTTTCACTGAAGATGGCGGTCTACTTATGCCAGAAACTACACCTAAAG TTTCTCTGGAGACGTTGAAGAAATGGAAAAATTTGACTTATGACGAGATAGTGAAACAAGTCGTTGGATTATTTGTGGCAGAAGATGAAGTACCAGAAGATGCACGAGATA AACTTTTGGATAATGCGTTTCAACACTTCGACACAAAGGATATCGTTTgtttgaaagaacttaacgaTGGCTTGAACGTTCTGGAGTTATGGCATGGGGACACTTTAGCATTTAAAGATTTGGCAATGACATGCACCGTGCAATTTCTCAATTACTTtttgaagaaaagaaaaaaacatttcactgCTGTTGTTG TAACTTCGGGTGACACAGGCAGTAGTGCAATATATGGAGCTCGCAACTTGAAAACTATTGATGTAATTGTGTTGTATCCGCACAACAGAATAAGCAAGCTCCAAGAACTTATGATGACAACGGCCGGGGCTGATAATATTCATCTTTATGCGG TTGATGGCAGCTCAGATGATATAGATATAGCAGCAATGAAAGTGTGGACAGATGCCGGTTTCATAAAAGAACACAATGTCGGCACAATGAACTCCATGAATTGGTGTCGTATCATGATACAA ATCGCACACCACATTTACGCCTATCTGAAGGTAGCAAAGCAAATTGGTGACCCGGTTAACATCATTATACCTTGCGGTGGTTGCGGTAACATGACAT CATGTGTGCTGGCTCGCGATATGGGGTTACCAATTCAACCGGTTGGAGTGTCGAATAAAAACGATAGCTTCCATAAAATGATGAAGTTTAACGAAAGAGTGTTATCGAATGTGAGCGTATCACTGGCACCCGCAATGGACATTGCA CTGGCTCAAAATGTTGAAAGAGTGATTTGGCTGCTAACCGACCGTTCATACGATATAGTTCGCCATGCCATGGAagattttttgacaaataagaAATCAAAACTTCCAGACAGTGCTTATAAAAAG aTGTGTGACGTGATATCAACATCGGTCGCAAGTGATGAAATCATAATAAAAGCCATGAAGCGTTGTTGGGAGGAAAATCAATATCATATTTGTCCGCACACGGCAACCGCTGTTGCTCATTTTTATGGAATCACGGAGGG CTGTTGGGCGGTCAGAGACGAGAAAAACGTTCCTAGCATCTGCTTGGCAACTGCTTCCGCAGCCAAGTTTGCCGAAGCTGTAGAAAAGGCGGATTTGCCACCTTGCCATTCGCCTAAAATACAAGCACTAGAAGGGATAAAGGAAAG ATACGAGTATGTGGCTAAGGATGTGGACTGGGCGGATTTAATACGGAATAAAGTAGTTTCGATTTCTCTACGATaccaaaaaagtaaataa
- the LOC143451378 gene encoding galactokinase-like — translation MSLITEIPSVEELVKQAKAAFAECFPGNEATIVACAPGRVNLIGEHTDYNEGFVFPMALPQVTVMAGCRNEDASSIVVQTMATTADKPTCVNFHSPTADTPLTPGKPLWANYVKGVVQCFKIAPVPGFKAVLLSSVPIGGGVSSSASLEVAVYTFLEVLTGSSAPDLKSKALSCQEAEHKFPGMPCGIMDQFISVMGKEGHALLIDCRSMESTLIPLTDINVAVLITNSNVRHELTGSEYPERRQSCFKAAEIMKKKSLREATLQDLAAFEAEMDKTTFWRARHVIGEIKRTLDAANALKIGNYQLFGKLMVESHNSLRDDYEVSCLELDELVEYALECPGVYGSRMTGGGFGGCAVTLLDASKVEETVLHIKSKYSGTATFYVALPSSGAQVLK, via the exons ATGTCACTGATAACTGAGATACCTTCCGTTGAGGAATTAGTAAAGCAAGCTAAGGCAGCTTTTGCTGAATGTTTTCCTGGAAATGAAGCGACCATCGTAGCATGTGCGCCTGGGCGCGTTAATTTGATAGGAGAACATACGGATTACAATGAAGGATTTGTCTTTCCTATG GCACTTCCACAGGTGACTGTTATGGCAGGATGTAGAAATGAAGATGCCTCAAGCATTGTTGTACAAACTATGGCAACTACTGCAGATAAACCTACCTgtgtcaattttcattcaccTACGGCGGATACCCCATTAACACCCGGAAAGCCATTGTGGGCCAATTATGTCAAGGGTGTTGTTCAGTGCTTTAAAA TTGCACCAGTTCCCGGGTTTAAAGCTGTATTACTCAGTAGTGTACCTATTGGTGGAGGAGTATCAAGTTCAGCGTCACTTGAGGTTGCTGTTTACACATTCTTGGAAGTTTTAACTGGAT CCTCTGCTCCTGATCTGAAATCAAAGGCTCTCTCCTGTCAGGAGGCTGAGCACAAGTTTCCTGGAATGCCATGTGGTATTATGGATCAGTTTATATCAGTCATGGGTAAAGAAGGTCACGCGTTGCTGATTGATTGCAG GTCAATGGAATCTACACTTATTCCCCTGACTGATATAAATGTAGCTGTGCTAATAACAAACTCAAATGTTCGCCATGAATTGACTGGAAGTGAATACCCTGAACGAAGACAATCCTGCTTTAAAGCGGCTGAAATTATGAAAAAGAAGAGCTTGAGAGAAGCAACTCTTCAAGACCTTGCAG CCTTTGAAGCTGAAATGGACAAAACTACTTTTTGGAGAGCTAGGCATGTTATTGGGGAAATAAAGCGCACCCTTGATGCCGCAAATGCTCTGAAAATAGGAAATTACCAATTGTTTGGGAAACTAATGGTTGAAAGCCATAATTCGTTAAG GGATGATTATGAGGTCAGTTGCTTAGAGCTGGATGAACTTGTAGAATATGCTCTTGAATGCCCTGGCGTTTATGGAAGCAGAATGACAGGAGGGGGATTTGGTGGATGTGCTGTCACACTGTTAGATGCCAGCAAAGTAGAAGAAACTGTTTTGCATATTAAG TCAAAATATTCTGGCACTGCCACGTTTTATGTTGCTCTGCCATCAAGTGGTGCTCAAGTTCTGAAGTAA